A region from the Pseudomonas sp. P8_229 genome encodes:
- a CDS encoding AAA family ATPase, which translates to MTSLHADEAFLGHFQLSHDPFAPRVPGFKFFPAQRKPVLGQLHHLARYSQLLLVVTGPQGSGKTLLRQALVASTNKQSVQSVVVSARGAGDAAGILRQVAQALNVAQAEVGAILAQVVQLALTGQEVYLLVDDAEQLDESALEALMALGAGAPEGRPHVFLFGESSLIAQLEALHLEEERFHVIELQPYTEEETREYLDQRLEGAGRGVELFTADQISDIHESAEGWPGNINQVARDALIEVMIASRSAVKRPSMGFNMPKKHVLAISAVVVVAVAAAWLMPGRNKAPTTGAPANEQAQLPLGQGAKGGAPNVEFAGNTQPMPLPLVGNSQPVMRGPLAEAAGGITEGDDGVPLEGSSATPPTVTTSAPPAGVPAGPAPTPVPVPAAKPTPAPTQIATAKPAPAPAAKPAPAPAKPAVAAKPAEKPVTVAKAAGGSWYAGQPTSNYVVQILGTSSEAAAQNFVKEQGGEYRYFKKVLNGKPLYVITYGNFANRDAAVSAIKALPAKVQAGKPWPRTVASVQQELATTR; encoded by the coding sequence ATGACTAGTTTGCATGCCGACGAGGCGTTCCTCGGCCATTTCCAGTTAAGTCACGACCCGTTCGCGCCGCGGGTGCCGGGCTTCAAATTCTTCCCGGCCCAGCGCAAGCCGGTGCTGGGTCAACTGCACCACCTGGCGCGTTACAGCCAGTTGCTGCTGGTGGTCACCGGCCCGCAAGGCAGCGGCAAGACCCTGTTGCGCCAGGCACTGGTGGCCAGTACCAACAAGCAATCGGTGCAGAGCGTTGTAGTGTCGGCCCGTGGTGCAGGCGATGCCGCCGGCATCCTGCGGCAGGTCGCCCAGGCGCTGAACGTGGCGCAGGCCGAGGTCGGTGCGATTCTGGCGCAAGTGGTACAGCTTGCTCTCACGGGTCAGGAAGTCTATCTGCTGGTGGACGACGCCGAGCAACTTGATGAATCTGCGTTAGAAGCGCTGATGGCGCTGGGCGCCGGTGCACCGGAAGGTCGTCCGCACGTGTTCCTGTTCGGTGAGTCGTCGCTGATCGCTCAGCTGGAGGCTCTGCATCTCGAGGAAGAGCGCTTCCACGTCATCGAATTGCAGCCGTATACCGAAGAGGAAACCCGCGAATACCTCGACCAGCGGCTCGAAGGTGCGGGCCGGGGTGTCGAACTTTTCACCGCGGATCAGATCTCTGATATTCACGAAAGCGCCGAGGGTTGGCCTGGCAACATCAACCAGGTTGCTCGCGATGCACTGATCGAAGTCATGATTGCCAGCCGCTCTGCGGTGAAGCGTCCAAGTATGGGGTTCAACATGCCGAAGAAACACGTATTGGCGATTTCCGCTGTCGTTGTGGTCGCGGTCGCCGCTGCCTGGCTGATGCCGGGTCGCAACAAGGCACCAACCACCGGCGCACCCGCCAACGAACAGGCACAACTGCCGTTGGGTCAGGGCGCCAAGGGTGGCGCGCCGAACGTCGAGTTCGCCGGCAATACCCAGCCAATGCCGCTGCCGTTGGTCGGCAACTCGCAGCCGGTCATGCGTGGCCCGTTGGCTGAAGCCGCTGGTGGCATCACCGAAGGTGACGACGGCGTGCCGCTTGAAGGCTCCAGCGCTACGCCGCCGACCGTCACCACCTCCGCACCGCCGGCAGGTGTTCCGGCCGGTCCGGCACCGACCCCGGTTCCGGTGCCAGCAGCCAAGCCGACTCCAGCGCCGACTCAGATCGCTACGGCCAAACCCGCTCCGGCTCCAGCGGCAAAACCTGCTCCTGCGCCGGCCAAACCCGCTGTAGCAGCCAAACCGGCCGAGAAACCGGTTACCGTCGCCAAAGCCGCCGGTGGCAGCTGGTACGCCGGTCAGCCGACCAGTAACTACGTGGTGCAGATCCTCGGCACCAGCTCCGAAGCCGCCGCACAGAATTTCGTCAAGGAGCAGGGCGGCGAGTACCGTTATTTCAAGAAAGTCCTCAACGGCAAACCTCTCTACGTGATCACCTACGGCAACTTCGCCAATCGTGATGCAGCCGTTTCTGCCATCAAGGCCTTGCCAGCGAAGGTTCAGGCTGGTAAACCTTGGCCTCGCACTGTCGCCAGCGTCCAACAGGAACTGGCAACAACTCGCTGA
- the gltB gene encoding glutamate synthase large subunit encodes MKAGLYQPDEFKDNCGFGLIAHMQGEPSHTLLQTAIEALTCMTHRGGINADGKTGDGCGLLIQKPDAFLRAIAQETFSVELPKQYAVGMVFFNQDPAKAEAARENMNREILAEGLQLIGWRKVPIDTSVLGRLALERLPQIEQVYIGGEGLSDQDMAVKLFSARRRSSVANAADTDHYICSFSHKTIIYKGLMMPADLAAFYPDLGDQRLQTAICVFHQRFSTNTLPKWPLAQPFRFLAHNGEINTITGNRNWAQARRTKFTNDLMDLEELGPLVNRVGSDSSSMDNMLELMVTGGIDLFRGVRMIIPPAWQNVETMDPDLRAFYEYNSMHMEPWDGPAGVVMTDGRYAVCLLDRNGLRPARWVTTTNGFITVASEIGVWNYQPQDVIAKGRVGPGQILAVDTETGQILDTDAIDNRLKSRHPYKQWLRKNALRIQATMEDNDHGSAFYDVDQLKQYMKMYQVTFEERDQVLRPLGEQGYEAVGSMGDDTPMAVLSQRVRTPYDYFRQQFAQVTNPPIDPLREAIVMSLEICLGAERNIFQESPEHASRVILSSPVISPAKWRSLMNLDRPGFERQIIDLNYDESVGLEAAIRNVADQAEEAVRAGRTQIVLSDRHIAPGKLPIHASLATGAVHHRLTEKGLRCDSNILVETATARDPHHFAVLIGFGASAVYPFLAYEVLGDLIRTGEVLGDLYEVFKNYRKGITKGLLKILSKMGISTIASYRGAQLFEAIGLSEEVCELSFRGVPSRIKGARFVDIEAEQKALATEAWSPRKPIQQGGLLKFVHGGEYHAYNPDVVNTLQAAVQQGDYAKFKEYTSLVDNRPVSMIRDLFKVKTLDTPLDISEIEPLESVLKRFDSAGISLGALSPEAHEALAEAMNRLGARSNSGEGGEDPARYGTIKSSKIKQVATGRFGVTPEYLVNAEVLQIKVAQGAKPGEGGQLPGGKVNGLIAKLRYAVPGVTLISPPPHHDIYSIEDLSQLIFDLKQVNPKALVSVKLVAEAGVGTIAAGVAKAYADLITISGYDGGTGASPLTSIKYAGAPWELGLAETHQTLRGNDLRGKVRVQTDGGLKTGLDVIKAAILGAESFGFGTAPMIALGCKYLRICHLNNCATGVATQNEKLRKDHYIGTVDMVVNFFTYVAEETREWLAKLGVRSLEELIGRTDLLEILEGQTAKQHHLDLTPLLGSDHIPADKPQFCGVERNPPFDQGLLAEKMVEMASPAINDMSGAEFDLDICNCDRSIGARISGEIARKHGNQGMAKAPITFRFKGTAGQSFGVWNAGGLNLYLEGDANDYVGKGMTGGKLTIVPPKGSVYKTQESAIIGNTCLYGATGGKLFAAGTAGERFAVRNSGAHTVVEGTGDHCCEYMTGGFVCVLGKTGYNFGSGMTGGFAYVLDQDNTFVDRVNHELVEIQRISGEAMEAYRSHLQNVLNEYVAETDSEWGRELAENLDDYLRRFWLVKPKAASLKSLLSSTRASPQ; translated from the coding sequence ATGAAAGCAGGTCTGTACCAACCAGATGAATTCAAGGATAACTGCGGTTTCGGCCTGATAGCCCATATGCAGGGCGAGCCCAGTCATACCCTTTTGCAAACGGCCATTGAGGCCCTGACCTGCATGACCCACCGCGGTGGGATTAATGCCGACGGCAAGACCGGTGACGGTTGCGGTCTGCTGATTCAAAAACCCGATGCCTTCCTGCGTGCCATTGCCCAGGAAACCTTCAGCGTCGAGCTGCCCAAGCAATATGCCGTGGGCATGGTCTTCTTCAACCAGGATCCGGCCAAGGCCGAAGCCGCTCGCGAGAACATGAACCGCGAGATCCTCGCTGAAGGCCTGCAACTGATCGGCTGGCGCAAAGTGCCGATCGACACCAGCGTCCTCGGCCGCCTGGCCCTTGAGCGCCTGCCGCAGATCGAGCAGGTGTACATCGGCGGTGAAGGCCTGAGCGATCAGGACATGGCGGTCAAGCTGTTCAGCGCCCGTCGTCGCTCGTCGGTGGCCAACGCCGCCGATACCGACCACTACATCTGCAGCTTTTCGCACAAGACCATCATCTATAAAGGCCTGATGATGCCGGCCGACCTGGCCGCGTTCTATCCGGACCTCGGTGATCAGCGCCTGCAAACCGCGATCTGCGTATTTCACCAGCGCTTTTCCACCAACACCCTGCCGAAATGGCCGCTGGCTCAGCCATTCCGCTTCCTCGCCCACAACGGCGAGATCAACACCATCACCGGCAACCGTAACTGGGCACAGGCCCGTCGGACCAAGTTCACCAACGATCTGATGGATCTGGAAGAACTCGGCCCGCTGGTCAACCGTGTCGGTTCTGACTCATCGAGCATGGACAACATGCTTGAACTGATGGTCACCGGCGGCATCGACCTGTTCCGTGGTGTGCGGATGATTATTCCGCCTGCGTGGCAGAACGTCGAAACCATGGACCCGGATCTGCGTGCGTTCTACGAGTACAACTCGATGCACATGGAACCGTGGGATGGCCCGGCCGGCGTGGTCATGACCGACGGTCGTTACGCGGTGTGCCTGCTTGACCGTAACGGTCTGCGTCCGGCGCGCTGGGTCACCACCACCAACGGTTTCATTACCGTTGCTTCGGAAATCGGCGTCTGGAACTACCAGCCGCAAGACGTGATCGCCAAGGGCCGTGTCGGTCCGGGCCAGATCCTCGCCGTGGACACCGAAACCGGGCAGATCCTCGACACCGACGCGATCGACAACCGTCTGAAGTCCCGTCATCCGTACAAGCAATGGCTGCGCAAGAATGCCCTGCGCATTCAGGCGACCATGGAAGACAACGACCACGGTTCGGCGTTCTACGACGTCGATCAGCTCAAGCAATACATGAAGATGTATCAGGTCACGTTCGAAGAGCGTGATCAGGTGCTGCGTCCGCTCGGCGAACAGGGCTACGAAGCCGTCGGTTCGATGGGCGATGACACGCCGATGGCCGTGCTGTCGCAGCGTGTACGCACGCCTTACGATTATTTCCGCCAGCAATTCGCGCAGGTCACCAACCCGCCGATCGACCCGCTGCGTGAGGCAATCGTGATGTCGCTGGAAATCTGCCTCGGTGCCGAGCGCAACATTTTCCAGGAGTCGCCGGAACACGCCTCGCGCGTGATCCTCAGCTCGCCGGTCATTTCCCCGGCCAAGTGGCGCTCGCTGATGAACCTCGACCGCCCGGGTTTCGAGCGGCAGATCATCGACCTCAACTACGACGAAAGCGTCGGCCTCGAAGCGGCGATCCGCAACGTCGCCGATCAGGCTGAAGAAGCCGTGCGTGCCGGTCGTACCCAGATCGTCCTCAGCGACCGCCATATCGCGCCGGGCAAACTGCCGATCCACGCATCCCTGGCGACCGGTGCAGTGCACCACCGCCTGACCGAAAAAGGCCTGCGCTGCGATTCCAACATCCTCGTGGAAACCGCGACCGCACGCGATCCGCATCACTTCGCGGTGCTGATCGGTTTCGGCGCCTCGGCGGTCTATCCGTTCCTGGCCTACGAAGTGCTGGGTGACCTGATCCGTACCGGTGAAGTGCTGGGCGACCTCTATGAGGTGTTCAAGAACTACCGTAAAGGCATCACCAAAGGCCTGCTGAAGATCCTGTCGAAGATGGGCATCTCGACCATCGCCTCCTATCGCGGTGCGCAGTTGTTCGAAGCCATCGGCCTGTCCGAAGAAGTCTGCGAGCTGAGCTTCCGTGGCGTGCCGAGCCGAATCAAGGGCGCGCGCTTCGTCGACATCGAAGCCGAGCAGAAAGCACTCGCCACCGAAGCCTGGAGTCCGCGCAAGCCGATCCAGCAGGGCGGTTTGCTGAAGTTCGTCCACGGTGGCGAATATCACGCCTACAACCCGGACGTGGTCAACACCCTGCAAGCCGCCGTGCAGCAGGGCGACTACGCCAAGTTCAAGGAATACACCTCGCTGGTGGACAACCGTCCGGTGTCGATGATCCGCGACCTGTTCAAGGTCAAGACTCTCGACACACCGCTGGACATCAGTGAAATCGAACCGCTGGAATCGGTGCTCAAGCGCTTCGACTCCGCCGGTATCTCGCTGGGCGCCTTGTCGCCGGAAGCTCACGAAGCCCTGGCCGAAGCCATGAACCGCCTCGGTGCGCGTTCCAACTCCGGTGAAGGTGGTGAAGATCCGGCGCGTTACGGCACCATCAAGAGCTCGAAAATCAAGCAGGTTGCGACTGGCCGCTTCGGCGTAACCCCGGAATACCTGGTCAACGCCGAAGTGCTGCAGATCAAGGTCGCCCAGGGCGCCAAGCCGGGCGAGGGCGGACAACTGCCGGGCGGTAAAGTGAACGGGCTGATCGCCAAGTTGCGTTACGCAGTACCGGGCGTGACCCTGATTTCGCCACCGCCGCACCACGACATCTATTCGATCGAAGACTTGTCGCAGCTGATTTTCGACCTGAAGCAGGTCAACCCGAAGGCACTGGTTTCGGTGAAGCTGGTGGCTGAAGCAGGCGTCGGCACCATCGCCGCCGGTGTAGCCAAGGCCTACGCGGACTTGATCACCATCTCCGGCTACGACGGTGGCACCGGTGCTTCGCCGCTGACTTCGATCAAATACGCGGGCGCACCGTGGGAACTCGGCCTCGCCGAAACCCACCAGACCCTGCGCGGCAACGACCTGCGCGGCAAAGTCCGGGTGCAGACCGACGGCGGCCTGAAAACCGGCCTCGACGTGATCAAGGCTGCAATCCTCGGCGCTGAAAGCTTCGGCTTCGGTACCGCGCCGATGATCGCGCTGGGCTGCAAATACCTGCGTATCTGCCACCTGAACAACTGCGCCACCGGCGTTGCGACGCAGAACGAGAAGCTGCGCAAGGATCACTACATCGGTACCGTCGACATGGTGGTGAATTTCTTCACCTACGTCGCCGAAGAAACCCGTGAGTGGCTGGCCAAACTCGGCGTGCGCTCCCTCGAAGAACTGATCGGTCGCACCGATCTGCTGGAAATCCTCGAGGGCCAGACCGCCAAGCAACACCACCTGGATCTGACCCCGCTGCTGGGTAGCGATCACATTCCGGCGGACAAGCCACAGTTCTGCGGCGTTGAGCGCAACCCGCCGTTCGACCAAGGCCTGCTGGCCGAGAAAATGGTCGAGATGGCTTCGCCGGCGATCAACGACATGAGCGGCGCCGAGTTCGATCTGGACATCTGCAACTGCGACCGTTCGATCGGCGCGCGGATCTCCGGCGAAATCGCCCGCAAGCACGGCAACCAGGGGATGGCGAAAGCGCCGATCACCTTCCGCTTCAAGGGCACTGCCGGTCAGAGCTTCGGCGTGTGGAACGCCGGCGGTCTGAACCTGTACCTGGAAGGCGACGCCAACGACTACGTCGGCAAAGGCATGACCGGTGGCAAGCTGACCATCGTGCCGCCGAAAGGCAGCGTTTATAAGACTCAGGAAAGCGCCATCATCGGCAACACCTGCCTGTACGGCGCCACGGGCGGCAAGCTGTTCGCCGCCGGCACTGCAGGTGAGCGTTTCGCCGTGCGTAACTCCGGTGCCCACACGGTTGTGGAAGGCACTGGCGATCACTGCTGCGAGTACATGACCGGTGGTTTCGTCTGCGTTCTGGGCAAGACCGGTTACAACTTCGGCTCTGGCATGACCGGTGGTTTCGCCTATGTGCTCGATCAGGACAACACCTTCGTTGACCGGGTCAACCACGAACTGGTGGAAATCCAGCGGATCAGCGGCGAGGCGATGGAAGCCTATCGCAGCCACCTGCAAAACGTGCTGAACGAGTACGTCGCGGAAACCGACAGCGAGTGGGGTCGTGAACTCGCCGAAAACCTCGATGACTACCTGCGCCGTTTCTGGCTGGTCAAACCGAAGGCGGCGAGTCTGAAATCTCTGCTCTCCAGTACTCGTGCGAGTCCGCAATAA
- a CDS encoding FAD-dependent oxidoreductase — MAERLSNDFQFIDVGRKDPKKKLLRQRKKEFVEIYEPFKPQQSADQAHRCLGCGNPYCEWKCPVHNFIPNWLKLVAEGNILQAAELSHQTNTLPEVCGRVCPQDRLCEGACTLNDGFGAVTIGSVEKYITDTAFAMGWRPDMSKVKPTGKRVAIIGAGPAGLGCADVLVRGGVTPVVFDKNPEIGGLLTFGIPEFKLEKTVLSNRREVFTGMGIEFRLNTEVGKDVTMEQLLAEYDAVFMGMGTYTYMKGGFAGEDLPGVYDALDFLIANVNRNLGFEKSPEDFVDMKGKKVVVLGGGDTAMDCNRTSIRQGAKSVTCAYRRDEANMPGSRKEVKNAKEEGVKFLYNRQPIAIVGEDKVEGVKVVETRLGEPDARGRRSPEPIPGSEEIIPADAVVIAFGFRPSPAPWFEQFEIQTDSQGRVVAPEQGQYKHQTSNPKIFAGGDMVRGSDLVVTAIFEGRNAAEGILDYLGV, encoded by the coding sequence ATGGCCGAACGTCTCAGTAACGACTTTCAATTCATCGATGTCGGGCGCAAAGATCCGAAGAAGAAACTGTTGCGTCAACGCAAGAAAGAGTTCGTCGAAATCTACGAACCGTTCAAACCCCAGCAGTCGGCCGATCAGGCCCACCGCTGCCTGGGTTGCGGCAACCCGTATTGCGAATGGAAGTGCCCGGTGCACAACTTCATTCCGAACTGGCTGAAGCTGGTGGCCGAGGGCAACATCCTCCAGGCCGCCGAACTGTCGCACCAGACCAACACCCTGCCGGAAGTCTGCGGCAGGGTTTGTCCCCAGGATCGTCTGTGCGAGGGTGCCTGCACCCTCAACGACGGTTTCGGCGCCGTGACCATCGGTTCGGTCGAGAAGTACATCACTGACACCGCGTTTGCCATGGGCTGGCGCCCGGACATGTCCAAGGTCAAGCCAACCGGCAAGCGTGTCGCGATCATCGGTGCGGGCCCGGCGGGTCTGGGCTGTGCCGACGTGCTGGTACGCGGCGGCGTGACCCCGGTGGTGTTCGACAAGAACCCGGAAATCGGCGGTCTGCTGACGTTCGGTATCCCCGAGTTCAAGCTGGAAAAGACCGTGCTGAGCAATCGTCGCGAAGTCTTCACCGGCATGGGCATCGAGTTCCGCCTCAATACCGAGGTCGGCAAAGACGTGACCATGGAACAACTGCTCGCCGAATACGATGCGGTGTTCATGGGCATGGGCACCTACACCTACATGAAGGGTGGTTTTGCCGGTGAGGATCTGCCGGGCGTCTACGACGCGTTGGACTTCCTGATCGCCAACGTCAACCGTAACCTGGGCTTTGAAAAGTCGCCGGAAGATTTCGTCGACATGAAAGGCAAGAAGGTCGTGGTACTCGGCGGTGGTGACACCGCGATGGACTGCAACCGCACCTCGATTCGCCAGGGCGCCAAGTCGGTGACCTGCGCTTATCGTCGTGACGAAGCGAACATGCCCGGCTCGCGCAAAGAGGTGAAGAACGCCAAGGAAGAAGGCGTGAAATTTCTCTATAACCGCCAGCCGATCGCGATCGTCGGTGAAGACAAGGTTGAAGGCGTCAAAGTGGTCGAGACCCGTCTCGGCGAACCGGACGCCCGTGGCCGTCGCAGCCCTGAGCCGATCCCGGGTTCCGAAGAGATTATCCCGGCCGACGCCGTGGTCATCGCTTTCGGTTTCCGCCCGAGCCCGGCGCCGTGGTTCGAACAGTTCGAAATTCAGACCGACAGCCAGGGCCGCGTCGTCGCGCCTGAGCAAGGTCAGTACAAGCACCAGACCAGCAACCCGAAAATCTTCGCCGGTGGCGATATGGTGCGCGGTTCCGACCTGGTGGTGACGGCGATCTTCGAAGGCCGCAATGCCGCCGAAGGGATCCTCGATTACCTGGGCGTCTGA
- the hemE gene encoding uroporphyrinogen decarboxylase, protein MTALKNDRFLRALLKQPVDVTPVWMMRQAGRYLPEYRASRAHAGDFMSLCMNPEFACEVTLQPLDRFPQLDAAILFSDILTIPDAMGQGLYFETGEGPRFKKVVSTLADIEALPIPDPHKDLGYVMDAVSTIRRELNGRVPLIGFSGSPWTLATYMVEGGSSKDFRKTKAMLYDNPQAMHLLLDKLAQSVTSYLNGQIQAGAQAVQIFDTWGGNLSAAAYQEFSLAYMKKIVSGLIREHDGRKVPVILFTKNGGLWLESIAEAGADALGLDWTCDIGNARARVGDKVALQGNMDPTVLYAKPEAIRTEVGRILASYGKGSGHVFNLGHGITPEVDPEHAGAFLRAVHELSAQYHE, encoded by the coding sequence ATGACTGCCCTGAAGAACGACCGTTTCCTCCGCGCCCTGCTCAAGCAACCCGTTGACGTCACCCCTGTGTGGATGATGCGCCAGGCCGGCCGCTACCTGCCGGAGTACCGCGCCAGCCGTGCCCACGCCGGTGATTTCATGAGCCTGTGCATGAATCCGGAGTTCGCCTGCGAAGTCACGTTGCAACCGCTCGACCGCTTTCCGCAACTGGATGCGGCGATCCTGTTTTCCGACATCCTCACCATCCCCGATGCCATGGGCCAGGGTTTGTACTTCGAGACCGGTGAAGGTCCGCGCTTCAAGAAAGTCGTCAGCACTCTGGCGGATATCGAAGCCTTGCCGATCCCTGATCCGCACAAGGATCTCGGTTACGTGATGGACGCGGTCAGCACCATCCGCCGCGAGCTGAACGGCCGCGTGCCGCTGATCGGCTTCTCTGGCAGCCCGTGGACCCTGGCGACTTACATGGTCGAAGGCGGCTCGTCGAAAGACTTCCGCAAAACCAAGGCGATGCTCTACGACAACCCGCAAGCCATGCACCTGCTGCTGGATAAACTGGCGCAGTCGGTGACCTCGTACCTCAACGGTCAGATCCAGGCCGGCGCACAAGCGGTGCAGATCTTCGATACCTGGGGCGGCAACCTGTCGGCCGCGGCGTACCAGGAATTCTCCCTGGCCTACATGAAGAAAATCGTCAGCGGCCTGATCCGCGAGCACGACGGTCGCAAGGTGCCGGTGATCCTGTTCACCAAAAACGGCGGCCTGTGGCTGGAAAGCATCGCCGAGGCTGGCGCCGACGCACTGGGCCTGGACTGGACCTGCGACATCGGCAACGCCCGCGCCCGTGTTGGTGACAAGGTTGCCCTGCAAGGCAACATGGACCCGACCGTGCTCTACGCCAAACCGGAAGCGATCCGCACTGAGGTGGGCCGTATTCTGGCCAGCTACGGCAAGGGCAGCGGGCATGTGTTCAACCTGGGTCACGGCATCACCCCTGAGGTTGATCCGGAGCACGCCGGTGCGTTCCTGCGTGCGGTGCATGAGTTGTCGGCGCAGTATCACGAGTGA
- a CDS encoding MFS transporter → MKTAAAPLAHEVPPAAADDVVAELQEIYIEKGTPMFMRTVLALFSGGFATFALLYCVQPMMPLLSHEYGINAAQSSLILSVATGMLAIGLLITGPISDRIGRKPVMVAALFAAALCTIASSMMPSWQGVLIMRALIGLSLSGLAAVAMTYLSEEIHPQHIGLAMGLYIGGNAIGGMSGRLITGVLIDFVSWHTAMLVIGGLALIAAAVFCKILPESRNFRSRSLHPRSLLDGFTMHFRDAGLPLLFLEAFVLMGAFVTLFNYIGYRLLAAPYNLDQVFVGLLSVVYLSGIYSSAKIGSLADKLGRRKVLWATIALMFAGLALTMFTPLLLVIVGMLIFTFGFFAAHSVASSWIGRRATKAKGQASSLYLFSYYAGSSIAGTAGGVFWHLGGWNGIGLFIGALLLVALLVALKLAKLPPLGGVKA, encoded by the coding sequence GAAGTTCCGCCTGCCGCGGCGGACGATGTCGTTGCCGAGCTGCAAGAGATCTACATCGAAAAAGGCACGCCGATGTTCATGCGCACGGTGCTGGCGCTGTTCAGCGGCGGATTCGCGACGTTTGCCCTGCTCTACTGCGTGCAGCCGATGATGCCGCTGTTGTCCCATGAGTACGGAATCAACGCGGCGCAGAGCAGCCTGATCCTCTCGGTGGCCACCGGCATGCTCGCTATCGGCCTGTTGATCACCGGGCCGATTTCCGACCGCATCGGACGCAAACCGGTGATGGTCGCGGCGCTGTTCGCCGCAGCGCTGTGCACCATCGCCAGTTCGATGATGCCGAGCTGGCAAGGTGTGCTGATCATGCGTGCGCTGATCGGGCTGTCGCTGAGCGGCCTGGCGGCAGTGGCGATGACCTACCTGAGCGAAGAGATCCACCCGCAGCACATCGGTCTGGCGATGGGGCTTTATATCGGCGGCAACGCCATTGGCGGGATGAGTGGGCGGTTGATCACCGGCGTGCTGATCGACTTCGTCAGCTGGCACACGGCGATGCTGGTGATCGGCGGTCTGGCGCTGATTGCGGCAGCGGTGTTCTGCAAGATCCTTCCCGAGTCGCGCAACTTCCGCTCGCGCTCGCTGCACCCGCGCAGCCTGCTCGACGGCTTCACCATGCACTTTCGCGATGCCGGTCTGCCGCTGTTGTTTCTCGAAGCGTTCGTGCTGATGGGCGCGTTCGTTACGCTGTTCAACTACATCGGTTATCGCCTGCTCGCCGCGCCGTACAACCTTGATCAGGTGTTCGTCGGGTTGCTCTCGGTGGTGTACCTGTCAGGTATCTACAGTTCGGCGAAGATCGGTTCGCTGGCGGACAAGCTGGGGCGACGCAAAGTATTGTGGGCGACCATTGCGCTGATGTTTGCCGGCCTTGCCTTGACGATGTTTACGCCGCTGTTGCTGGTGATCGTCGGCATGCTGATCTTCACTTTTGGCTTCTTCGCTGCGCACTCGGTGGCGAGTAGCTGGATTGGCCGGCGGGCGACCAAGGCCAAGGGGCAGGCGTCGTCGTTGTACCTGTTCAGTTATTACGCCGGCTCCAGCATTGCCGGGACGGCGGGTGGGGTGTTCTGGCATTTGGGCGGGTGGAACGGGATTGGCTTGTTTATTGGTGCACTGTTGTTGGTGGCGCTGCTGGTTGCGTTGAAGCTGGCGAAGTTGCCGCCGCTGGGCGGTGTAAAAGCCTGA